A window of the Proteobacteria bacterium CG1_02_64_396 genome harbors these coding sequences:
- a CDS encoding amidophosphoribosyltransferase: MNDERFHDECGVFGVLGHPEAANLTYLGLYALQHRGQEAAGIVSYDETTTYSNRARGLVSDIFSQEVLDGLKGDRAIGHVRYSTAGGGAIRNIQPFVVDYLRGTLSIAHNGNLTNAEAIRRELEETGSIFQSTMDTEVIVHLLARDAGTQSIDDRIVHALGRIQGAYSLVLMSNNRMFGVRDPHGFRPLSLGKLGDAWVLSSETCAFDLIDAEFVRDVEPGEMVIITRDGVTSRRFAPQIPRRLCIFEYVYFARPDSTIDGVNVYMARKEVGRRLALEHPIEADLVVPVPDSGVAAAIGYAEQAGLPLDLGLIRNHYVGRTFIEPKQSIRNFGVKIKLNANPELLKGKRVILVDDSIVRGTTSKKIVRMVRDAGAAEVHMRISSPPTTNPCFYGIDTPNREELLAANNTLEQMQAFIEADSLGYISVNGLHEAVGQDSAGYCDACFTGDYPVGVITPIDNEKRHQRMLFEYR, encoded by the coding sequence ATGAATGACGAACGATTTCACGACGAATGTGGGGTATTTGGTGTTCTCGGCCATCCCGAGGCTGCCAACCTGACCTACCTGGGGCTTTACGCCCTACAACACCGGGGTCAGGAGGCGGCGGGGATTGTCTCCTACGACGAGACCACCACCTACTCCAACCGAGCCCGTGGGCTGGTCAGCGACATCTTCAGCCAAGAGGTGCTCGATGGATTGAAGGGGGATCGGGCCATCGGTCACGTCCGCTATTCCACCGCCGGGGGGGGGGCGATCCGTAACATTCAACCCTTCGTCGTCGATTACCTGCGCGGGACGCTCTCCATCGCCCACAACGGCAACCTGACCAACGCCGAGGCGATCCGGCGCGAGCTGGAAGAGACCGGTTCGATCTTCCAGTCGACCATGGACACCGAGGTGATCGTTCATCTGCTGGCCCGCGACGCCGGAACCCAGAGCATCGACGACCGCATCGTGCACGCCCTGGGGCGCATTCAGGGGGCCTATTCGCTGGTGTTGATGAGCAACAACCGGATGTTCGGGGTGCGCGATCCCCACGGTTTCCGACCCTTGTCGTTGGGCAAACTCGGCGACGCCTGGGTGCTGTCGTCGGAGACCTGCGCCTTCGATCTAATCGACGCCGAGTTCGTCCGCGACGTCGAACCGGGGGAGATGGTCATCATCACCCGTGACGGGGTGACCAGCCGCCGTTTTGCCCCCCAAATTCCCCGCCGTTTGTGCATTTTCGAATACGTCTACTTCGCCCGTCCCGATTCGACCATCGACGGGGTCAACGTCTACATGGCCCGCAAAGAGGTGGGGCGGCGTTTGGCGTTGGAGCATCCGATTGAGGCCGATCTGGTGGTGCCGGTCCCCGATTCGGGGGTCGCTGCCGCCATTGGCTATGCCGAGCAGGCGGGGCTCCCCCTCGATTTGGGATTGATCCGCAACCACTACGTGGGGCGCACCTTCATCGAACCCAAACAATCGATCCGCAACTTCGGGGTTAAGATCAAGCTCAACGCCAACCCCGAGCTACTCAAGGGTAAGCGGGTGATTCTGGTCGACGACTCCATCGTGCGGGGGACCACCAGCAAGAAGATCGTGCGTATGGTGCGTGATGCCGGGGCCGCCGAGGTCCACATGCGCATCAGCTCTCCCCCCACCACCAACCCCTGTTTTTACGGCATCGATACCCCCAACCGCGAAGAGCTGCTGGCCGCCAACAACACCCTGGAGCAGATGCAGGCCTTCATCGAGGCCGACTCCCTGGGTTATATCTCGGTCAATGGGCTGCACGAGGCGGTGGGGCAGGATTCTGCCGGGTATTGCGATGCCTGCTTCACCGGCGATTATCCGGTTGGGGTCATCACCCCTATCGACAACGAGAAACGCCACCAACGGATGTTGTTCGAGTACCGCTGA
- a CDS encoding 1-phosphofructokinase → MIITVTPNPTIDKYLQIDRLQPGHAHQVRTTHRDPGGKGVNVSRVLTRLGVQTLATGFAGDYRGELLKIFLNREGVANHFVPIKEVTRLNLYVMESDGTETVFKEPSPHVEAEHWLRLVSVLDHYFDQARFVVVAGSLPVGVSNQQLLDLLEHLRLRGVSVVLDARGGELKAGVGARPFLIKPNRFEAEELLGHPIADNRDELAQAAQRLRTLGPQSVLLSDGKAGAVLANAQGTWWATPPTIEVASTIGAGDSMVAGFLTALLEGADGTQALRLATAAGAATARAAGTELGQGAEIRALQEQVVVESMPQIWIPPV, encoded by the coding sequence ATGATTATTACCGTCACCCCCAATCCCACCATCGACAAATACCTTCAGATCGACCGCCTGCAACCGGGTCATGCCCATCAGGTGCGCACGACGCACCGCGATCCGGGGGGCAAGGGGGTCAATGTTTCTCGGGTGCTGACCCGGCTTGGGGTGCAGACCCTGGCCACTGGGTTTGCCGGCGATTATCGGGGGGAGCTGCTCAAAATCTTTTTGAATCGGGAGGGGGTGGCCAACCACTTCGTCCCCATAAAAGAGGTCACCCGGCTCAACCTCTACGTTATGGAATCCGACGGCACCGAGACGGTTTTTAAGGAGCCCAGTCCCCACGTCGAGGCCGAACATTGGCTTCGACTGGTTTCGGTGCTCGATCACTACTTCGATCAGGCCCGCTTCGTGGTGGTGGCCGGAAGCCTTCCCGTCGGGGTGTCGAACCAGCAGCTGTTGGATTTGCTGGAGCATTTGCGTTTGCGCGGGGTGTCGGTGGTGCTCGATGCCCGGGGGGGTGAGCTCAAGGCGGGGGTGGGGGCCCGCCCCTTCTTAATCAAACCCAATCGCTTCGAGGCCGAGGAGTTGCTCGGTCATCCCATCGCCGACAACCGCGACGAACTGGCCCAGGCGGCTCAACGGTTGCGCACCCTGGGGCCCCAATCGGTGCTGCTCAGCGACGGCAAGGCGGGGGCGGTGCTCGCCAACGCGCAAGGGACCTGGTGGGCCACCCCACCCACCATCGAGGTCGCCTCGACCATTGGGGCGGGCGATTCGATGGTGGCCGGATTCCTCACCGCCCTGCTTGAAGGTGCCGACGGCACCCAAGCGCTGCGGCTCGCCACCGCTGCGGGGGCCGCCACCGCACGGGCCGCCGGTACCGAACTGGGGCAAGGGGCCGAAATCCGTGCCCTGCAAGAGCAGGTGGTGGTCGAGTCGATGCCGCAGATTTGGATTCCACCGGTATGA
- a CDS encoding septum formation protein Maf, translating into MTLLHHPPLILASASPRRRDLLRQVGFEPLIEPADVVEVRQPGESPEAMVLRLARDKAHAVRLQHPEAVVLAADTVVVLGDEVLGKPRHGDDHHRMLVALSGQTHRVLTGVALVGPDCDEAFFRQTGVTFRHLLDWEIDHYVASHEGDDKAGGYAIQGIGAGLVSRIEGSYSNVVGLPLAEVLEHLYRLGIRPDWSGL; encoded by the coding sequence ATGACCCTGCTGCACCATCCCCCCCTGATCCTCGCCTCCGCCTCCCCTCGCCGCCGCGATCTGCTGCGCCAAGTCGGCTTCGAACCGCTCATTGAGCCCGCCGACGTGGTCGAGGTGCGCCAGCCGGGGGAGAGCCCCGAGGCGATGGTGCTGCGGCTGGCGCGCGACAAGGCCCATGCGGTGCGCCTCCAGCACCCCGAGGCGGTGGTGCTGGCCGCCGACACGGTGGTGGTGTTGGGAGACGAGGTGCTGGGCAAGCCGCGTCATGGGGACGACCACCACCGCATGCTGGTCGCCCTGTCGGGCCAGACCCATCGGGTGCTGACCGGGGTCGCCCTGGTGGGTCCCGATTGCGACGAGGCCTTCTTCCGCCAAACCGGTGTAACCTTCCGCCACCTTCTCGATTGGGAGATCGACCACTACGTCGCCTCCCATGAGGGGGACGACAAGGCGGGGGGGTATGCGATTCAGGGGATCGGCGCGGGGTTGGTGAGCCGGATCGAGGGTTCGTACAGCAACGTGGTGGGGCTGCCCCTGGCCGAGGTTTTGGAACATCTCTACCGCCTGGGGATTCGCCCCGACTGGAGCGGACTATGA
- a CDS encoding ribonuclease E/G (involved in the processing of the 5'end of 16S rRNA), producing MNRGLDELLVNITPQEVRVAGLENGVLRELLVERFHERSVVGNIYRGKVVRVLPGMQAAFVDIGLPKAAFLYAGDVDTGLKDFVSYFDRQVHGNGEDAPVEIARPPIESLLSEGQEISVQVTKAPLGTKGARITTHITLPGRFLVYMPTLEHIGVSRRIESEEERGRLTGLIEGMRQEDEKGGWIVRTLADGASEAELARDRAFLLRLWKDVHPRLNDAAPSMIHEDLDLQLRALRDIVEPGIERLQVDSKESYDRLRTFSRRYMPEFATKLQHYAGDRPIFDLHGVEEAIKRALSRKVPLKSGGYLVIDETEALTAIDINTGRYVGRTSLEETAFKTNLEASQEIVNQLRLRNLGGIIVIDFIDMQDEGNRERLVENFREALRADRARTNILNISKLGLIEMTRKRTRRSLTGTLCEPCPACSGRGMIKTLETVAFEILRDVLRTSRQFSAEKLMVVANPEVIDYLESECRESMAGLESFMDKPILLREDVSMLREEFDVVLV from the coding sequence ATGAATCGTGGGTTGGACGAACTGTTGGTCAACATCACCCCACAAGAGGTGCGGGTTGCCGGACTCGAAAACGGGGTGCTGCGCGAGCTGCTGGTGGAGCGTTTTCACGAGCGCTCGGTGGTGGGCAACATCTACCGAGGCAAAGTGGTGCGGGTGCTGCCGGGGATGCAGGCAGCCTTCGTCGACATCGGCCTACCCAAGGCCGCCTTTTTGTATGCCGGCGACGTCGACACCGGCCTCAAGGATTTCGTCAGCTACTTCGACCGCCAGGTGCATGGCAACGGCGAGGATGCCCCGGTCGAGATCGCGCGCCCCCCCATCGAAAGCCTGCTCAGCGAAGGACAAGAGATCTCCGTCCAGGTCACCAAGGCCCCTCTGGGGACCAAGGGGGCCAGAATCACCACCCACATCACCCTGCCGGGCCGCTTTTTGGTCTACATGCCGACCTTGGAACACATCGGGGTGTCGCGCCGCATCGAAAGCGAAGAGGAGCGGGGCCGTCTGACCGGATTAATCGAGGGGATGCGCCAAGAGGATGAAAAAGGGGGGTGGATCGTGCGCACCCTGGCCGACGGCGCCTCTGAAGCGGAGCTGGCCCGGGATCGGGCTTTTCTGCTGCGGCTCTGGAAGGATGTACATCCACGCCTGAACGACGCGGCGCCGTCGATGATTCACGAGGATCTCGATCTGCAGCTGCGGGCACTGCGCGACATCGTCGAGCCGGGGATCGAGCGCTTGCAGGTCGATTCCAAAGAATCCTACGACCGGCTGCGCACCTTCAGTCGCCGCTACATGCCCGAGTTTGCCACCAAGCTGCAACACTATGCGGGCGACCGTCCGATCTTCGATCTGCACGGAGTCGAAGAGGCGATCAAGCGGGCCTTGTCGCGTAAGGTGCCGCTCAAGTCGGGGGGGTATCTGGTCATCGACGAGACCGAGGCTCTGACCGCCATCGACATCAATACCGGCCGCTACGTGGGACGCACCTCGCTCGAAGAGACCGCCTTCAAAACCAACCTGGAGGCCTCGCAAGAGATCGTTAACCAGCTGCGGCTGCGCAACCTCGGCGGCATCATCGTCATCGACTTCATCGACATGCAGGACGAGGGCAATCGGGAGCGGCTGGTCGAAAACTTCCGCGAGGCGCTGCGGGCCGACCGGGCTCGGACCAATATCTTGAACATCAGCAAGCTCGGGCTGATCGAGATGACCCGCAAGCGGACCCGCCGCTCGTTGACCGGAACCTTGTGCGAGCCCTGCCCCGCCTGTTCGGGACGGGGGATGATCAAAACCCTGGAGACGGTTGCATTTGAAATTCTGCGCGACGTGCTGCGCACCAGCCGGCAGTTTTCGGCCGAAAAGCTTATGGTGGTTGCCAACCCCGAGGTGATCGACTACCTCGAATCGGAGTGCCGCGAATCGATGGCGGGGCTCGAATCGTTCATGGATAAACCGATTCTGCTGCGTGAGGATGTCTCCATGCTGCGAGAAGAATTCGACGTCGTTTTAGTATGA